The Terrirubrum flagellatum nucleotide sequence CGACTGGATCAACCGCACGAAATGGCAAGCGCTGGTCAGCCGCTTCGGCAACTGGCTGCGCGACCGACGCGGGGCTCCGGTCCATCAAATCGACAGCGAGACCCACGCCTCGATCAACAGCCGATTCTATTTCCGCGACGGGCTTTCCGAACAGCGTTTGAGATCGATGCTCCAGGCCGCCGGATTCGCGAACATCATCCCCGCCGACTATGGCCAGGTCGTCCGCGCCCAGCAGATGACCGCGCCGATCCATGACGCGATCCGGCTTGCGTCTTCGACGCGCTTCGCACTGCTGGCGCAAAAGCCTGCCGCCAGCGCCACGGCCTGAGTCCGTGGCGCACGGTCTTGCATACGGCGAAGCCGTAAAAAGCAAAGCGAAGCGCGCCGCCTACTCCCGGAAGACGCGCTGCATCTGATCCCGGATCGGCTTCGCGAGATAGGCCAGCACCGTGCGGTCGCTCTTGATCAGATAGGCTTCCGCCGGCATGCCCGGCACCAGCGCCATCGCCTTTCCGTCTGTCCCCAACGGCGGCTCGACAGCGAGCTTCACCTTGTAGAAGCGGCGGTGCGTCGCCTGATCCTCGACCAGATCGGGCGATATCGTCATGACTTCGCCCGTGGAGTCCTTGAGATTGCGATTGGCGAAGGCGCTGAAGTGAATCTCCGCCTTCTGGCCGAGATGAACATGCTCGATGTCCTGCGGCTCGATCATGGCGTCGACAACAAGCTTGTCATTCTCTGGCACGATCAGCATCAACGCCTCGCCGTTCGCGACCACGCCGCCAACCGTGAAGACATTGAGCTGGTGGATCATGCCGGACGCAGGCGCGCGAACATCGATGCGCGTCAAACGATCCTCGGCCGCGATCTTCCGCTCGACATTCTCGTTGATCTTGCTGCGCACGTCAGAGAGATCCTTGACCACCTCGGCGCGGAAATCATCGTCGGCGCGGATCATCTGGATTTTCTTCTCGGCGATCGAACCACGCGCGGACGCGGCGTCGGCAATCAGCTTACCGCGTTCGCCTTCGATGCGCGTGCGGTCACGATCAAGCGCATTGACGCGCGAGATCGGCGCAAGATTCTTGGCGAAGAGCTCGCGAACACCCTTCAGCTCCTCGGCGATCAGCTTCAGCTCGGCTTCGCGCGCCGATCGCTGGGCTGCAAGACCTTCGATGACGGATTGAAGCTGCGCCACCTGCTCGGCAAGCTGCGTTTTCGCCGTCTCGCGCGCCGTCTTCCGGCTTTCGAAAATCGTGCGCTGCCCCATGAGCGAGGATCGCGCATCCGCCGAAACCTTGGAGCGTTCGATCAATCTCTCGGGAAATCGCACGTCCGGCGCGCCATCGCGCTCCGAGATGAGCCGCGCCTCCTGCGCGGTCAACTCATCCAGCGCCTTCGTGAAGATAGCAAGATTGGCGCGCACGATCGTATCGTCGAGGCGCAGAAGCAGATCCCCTGCCCTGACGCGATCGCCTTCACGGACCCTGAGATCGGCGACGACGCCGCCTTCAGGATGCTGCACTTTCTTGGCGCTGGTCTCGACGGCGACCTGCCCCTGCGCGATCACGGCGCCTGAAATCTCCGCGAAGGCGGACCAGGCGGAGAGGCCGCCGAGCAGCCCGACAGCGATGAAAACGCCGGCCAGAGCGTGATTGCGGATCGAGCGATCGGTCTTGCTCTTTTTCACGATGTCAGTTCGCATGGCTCACCACCTTCATTTCGGGACGACGCTGAGACGCGACAATGGTGCGCAACGGCGCAGCTTGCGAAGAAGCCGGATTCCGCACAGGCGCATCCGCGACTTCAGCCAGAACCTCGTCTCGCAATCCAAACGCGACCTGCCGGCCGTCCCTGATCGCGACCAGCTTGTTCATCGCCGCGATGGCGCTGCGGCGATGGGCAATGATGATGACGATGCCGCGTCGCGCGCGCACGCCTGCGAGCGCTGCGCCAAGCGCCGCGTCGCCGTCTCCGTCTAGATTTGAATAGGGCTCGTCGAGAACGACGACGAACGGATCGCTATAGAGCGCACGCGCAAGGCCGATGCGCTGCCGCTGCCCCGCGGACAGTTTGAGGCCGGCGTCGCCGATCCTGGTGTCGTAGCCATGGGGGAAGGAGAGGATCAGCTCGTGGACGTTCGCGAGATGACCGGCGCGCACAACGGCTTCGTCCGTGCGTTCAGGATCGAAGCGGGCGATATTCTCCGCGATCGTGCCGTCGAACAGATCGACATCCTGCGGCAGATATCCGATCGACGCGCCGCGGTCCTCCGCGGTGAACTGGTGCAACGGCGCGCCATCGAGCGTGATCTCGCCGCGAGCCAGCGGCCAGACGCCAGCGAGAGCGCGCGCCAGCGTCGTCTTGCCAGAGCCGGAAGGTCCGATCACGCCAAGACCATCTCCTGCCTGAAGCGAGAACTGCACGCCGGAAAGGATGGGCGCCGTCGCTCCGGGAAGGGCGACGAAGCCGCTGGAGACGTCGAATCGATCGACCGGCGTCGGCAATCTGGTCTCGGGCTCGCGCATCGCCGTCGCCGCAAGAGCGCGCCGCAAGCGGCCGACAGCCTGTCGCGCGGCGACGAAGATGCGCCACTGCGCGACCGCGGCGTCAATCGGCGCCAGCGCGCGCGACGACAGGATCGAGGTTGCGATGATCGTGCCCGCTGAAATCTCCTGACGGATCGCCAGCAGCGCGGCGAGCGCAAGCACCAGAGATTGCAGCAGCACCCGCAGGCCGCGCACCGTTGCGCCGACGCCGCTCGCGGCGTCGACGCTGTTTTGCTGCGCATCGAGAAATTGCGCGTTGGCCCCAGCGAAACGCTGCTCGACCCGGCTCGCCAGATTCATCGTGGCCAGCACTTCGAAGTTGCGACGGCCGCCGTCGATCGCCGTTTGCCGTTGCGACGCAGCCTGCGTGCTGGCCGCTACGGCTTTGCGCGACATGATCTCGCCGGCGATGGCGAGCGAAGACACGATCAGCGCGCCGCCGACCGTCAGCCAGCCGAGCCAGGGATGAAACAGGAAGGCGATCGTCACATAAAGCGGAACCCAGGGGAGATCGAACAACGCCGCCGGCCCCGGCGAATTCACGAACTGCCTGACATGGTCGAGATCGCGCATCGGCTCCATCTTCTGCTGGCCAACCGGCGTGATCAGCGGCAACCTGATGGCGGCGCGAAACGCCGGCTCCGCAAGATCCTCATCGAAGCGACGCCCGATACGCGCAACCATACGCGACCGGATCCCTTCGAGCGCGGCCTGAACGCCGAACAGCACGACGACGATTCCGATCAGCGCGACGAGCGTCGGGACGCTCCGGCTCGGCAGCACGCGATCATAGACCTGCAACATGAAGAGCGAGCCGGTCAGCGTGAGAATATTGATCGCGCCCGAGAAGAATCCCATGGCGAGAAAGGCCGATCGCGAACGCGACAGCGTCGCGAGGAAGAGATCGCGATACGCCGGATTTTTCTGGAACGAAGTCATGGTGGCGATTCTCGTTGGGATTTCGCCACTGACGTAGCGGGCCTCCGGAGCGCCGGCTGTTCCCTTGGGGACAAGGCGGGAGCCGCGAGGCGACGCTGGCGATCATCCAGACGAAAAAATCGCCGCGCGGGATGAACCGCGCGGCGAGGATCTTGTTCAGGCTGTTATTGAATGATGATATTGGAGCCGGTCCCACCATTCAGGATGTCGTTGCCGAGCCCTCCGATCAGGACGTCGTCGCCGGCGTCGCCGTTCAGGGTGTCGGCTGCAGCGCTGCCAAGGAGAATGTCATCGCCGTTCCCGCCATTGGCGGTGAGCGCGATGCTGTTCCCAAGGCCCGTCCCATCGATCACGTCATCTCCGCCAAGGCCGTTGATCACGATGCGATCTTCGGCGCCGAAGTGAGAGATCTGGATGTCGGCGGCGAGGCCATGAACAGTGACGACGCCATTGACGTTCGAGAAGGTGATCACATCATCGGCGTTGGTCGCGTCGATGACGATCGTGTCGGCCTGGCCGTCGCTGGCGGTTCCGCCCAGCGTTCCCGCCAGATCGATCGAGACCTTCTTGACATCGGTGCCGCTGAGGTCATGGACGTTGATCGTATCCGCGCCGCCGAGCGCGTGGAAATCGATATTCTCGACGTCGTTCAGATCCATCGTGATGCTGGCGACATCGCGTTGGAACAAAGCGCGACCGCCATTGGCCGAGATGTCGATTCTTTCACTGATGTTGGCGCCGTTGAAGAGGAGCGTATCCGTTCCGGCCTGCCCCTCGACGATGTCGGAGCCGTCGCCGGGGTTCCAGACGAACAGGTCGTCGCCGGCGCCAAGGAGCGCCGTGTCGTTGCCCTGCCCGCCATTCACCACATCGGCCTTGGCGCCGCCGAAGAGAAAGTCCGCGCCGGCGCCGCCATTCAGCGTCAACGAGACCTGCGAGGCCGATCCGTTGATCACGTCATCGCCGCCCAGCCCATTGACCGTCACGACATCGGAGCTCTCAAGCGACTCGATCACCGTCGTAGTGTGAAGCCCGGCGATCGTCGCGTTGGCGCCCGACGTCGTGATCACGATCGAATCCGCGCCACTGGTGGCGTTGACATTCACATGATCGACCGAACCGTCGCCAGCCGCGCCGCCAATCGCGCTCGCGAGCTTGACGTCGACCAGCGTCACGTCGGTCCCGCTGAGATCGCCGACATTGATGGTGTCGGCGCCGCCGAGCGCGTTGAAGGTGATATGCTCGACGCCGTTCAGATCCATCGTCACATTGGCGATGTCGCGATGAAACAGCGCGCGGGGGCCGTTGGCTGAGATATCGATCGTCTCCGCGATGTTCGCGCCGTTGAAGACCAGCGTGTCGACGCCCGCCTGCCCTTCCACGGTGTCACTGCCGTCGCCGGGATTCCAGATGAACTGGTCGTTCCCGGCGCCGAGAAACGCCACGTCATCGCCGCGTCCGCCTGTGACGACATCATTGCCATCGCCGCCGAGGAGCATGTCCGCTCCCTGGCTGCCGACAATTGTGTCGTTGCCAGCGCCGCCGTCGATCGTTAGATTGACATTGCCCGCAACGAGCCCAGCCGCGGAGATAGAATCGTTGCCGGCGCCTGCGAGGATCACAAGTTGATCATTCGCGTCGGCATGCGTGATGTTCACCGCGGCCGGCGTTCCCACAACCGAGAGCGATCCGCTCTGGCCGAGAACCTGGATCACGTCATTGCCGTTTGTTCCAAAGACATTGACGCGATCAACCTGCGCATCGCCGGCCGCTCCACCCAGCGTCGCCGCCAGATTGATGTTCACCTGCTTGACGTCGGTTCCGCTGAGATCGTTGACATTGATCACATCCGAGCCGCCGAGCGCGTTGAACTCGACCTTCTCGACATCGTCCAGATCCATCGTCACATTGGCGATATCGCGGAAGAAGCGCGCCCGCCCGCCATTCGCCGAGATCGTGATGGTCTCGTTGATGTTGGCGCCGTTGAACTGGAGCGTGTCGGTTCCGGCCTGGCCTTCGACGATGTCGCTGCCGTCGCCGGGATTCCAGATGAAGCGATCGTCGCCCGCGCCGAGCAGCGCGACGTCATTGCCGCGGCCGCCCGTCACGAGGTCATTGCCGTCGCCGCCGAGCAAAGTGTCGGCGCCATCACCGCCGGTGATGGTGTCGTCGCCCGCGCCGCCATCGATGGTGAGCTTGATCGCCGCGAGTCCATTTCCGGCGGTGATGATGTCATTGCCGCCATTGGCGTTGATGACGATATTCTCGGTGGTGCCGATATCGAGGAAGAAGGGGGCGGGATTGACGCGATCGACCCGCACGCGGCTTCCATTGGCGGTGATGGTGAAGGTCTCCGCGCCGTTGCCGCCATTCACCTCGGCGGTGTCGATTCCGTCGCCTCCTTCCATCAGATCGCTGTCGTCGCCTGGATTCCAGATCATGCGATCATTGCCGGCTTCGCCGAACATCTGATCGTCGCCGTCGCCGCCCGTCAGCGTGTCATTGCCCGCGCCGCCGAACAGCATGTCCGCGCCGCCCTTGCCGAGCAGCGTATCATTTCCGCTTTGGCCGAAGAGCAGATCGGCGCCTGAGCCGCCAGTGAGAACGTCGTTGTCGGAACCGCCAAACAATTGCGCAGCCGGCAACGCGCCGTTCGCTTCATTCAGCGCCAGCGAGTCCGCGCCGGCGAGTCCAAAAGCTTGAATGAGCGAGGTGTTCGCGACAGTCGCTGTGCCGCCGATGACCTGAACGGCGCCGCCATTGACCAGAATCTGCCCGGCGGCGTTGCGGCTGACGACGACATTGTTATCGAGATCATCGCTGAACAGCGACAGAATCCCTGTCGCGGGATTGAAGATGGCCTTGATCGCCATGGGTGCTATCCTTCCAGTGTTGAGGATTGTTCGCGCACCCTATGGCGATAGCGGAGCCGCCACTGTTCCCGTGGGAACAGACGCCAACCGACTTCTCCTCACGTCTCTCTGGAGTGAAATTGCGGACCATCGTGGCAGCCCGCCTTGCAACTCTTCGTCGCAACGCCGTCTTGATCAAGGCGGCGCGACACTCATCGCGCCGCTCGCGTGGCTGGCGGTTATTGCGACGAGCGTGTCATGCTTTCGACGACCCGGTGAGGTCAAATGCGCTCAGCGTCGTCATGTCGCGTCCGAACCAAGCCTGGATCGCAGCTTTTCTGCTGCCGATATAGGTTGCTTCGCCATCGACAAGAATCATCGGAAGATCGTGGCCAGGCACGACGACCGTTTCAGGCCGCCGGCGCCAGAGCTCCCAAATCATCTCGATCGAAGCGCGACTGATCGCCGGATCGTAAGTCATATCCGTATCGCCAGAGATCAACTCCGCGCGGTTCTTCGCCGCGTCGCCGGTGAAGATGAAATCGCGCGCCGCCGTCCGCCAATAGAAGACGAGGCATCCCGGCGTGTGGCCCGGCGCGACATGCGCGGTCATGCCGGGAAAGATTTCCGCGCCGTCTGGGACTTTCTCGCAAGTCGGCCAGTCGTTCAGCACGCGAACATAAAGTTCCGGCACAGGCGTTTCGCCCCACGGCTCGTTGAGCGCCCATTCCATTTCGACCGCGCCGACGACGATGCGCGCGCCATGAAAGAGCGTCCAGTTCACCGAATGATCATGGTGCGAATGCGTCAATAGCAGGTCCGTCACATCGGAAGGCTTGAGTCCGCGACGATCGAGTTGCTCAAGGATCAGCTTCCGCACTCCAAAACCACCCGCGTCAACCAATGCGATCCGATCGCCGGATCGGATCAGCACGACCGAGCTCCAGCCCAATCCGCCATGGCAAGTGGATTTGCCCGGAAATCCGCAAATCACAATATCGATCGGCGCATCTGACAGTTCGGTTGGCGTTTCGAACGGGTTCACGGCCGGTCCCTTGCGTCAGAATTCATAGAGGCGCGACGGATTGTCGACGAGAATGGCGCGCGCAAGGTCTTGATGAACGCTATCCAGCAGGACACGCAACGCATCCGCGTCATCCATCGCTTGGAACGGTTCGATCTCTTCCACCGGCCTGTTCTTGTCGCGTCCACCGCCTGTATGCGGCCAGTCCGATCCCCAGACAAGATTTTCACTGTTCGCTTCGACAAGAGCCGCAATGAATGGCCTGATCAGATCGAGCCGGCCGTGACCACACAGACGCTCGATCGCCGACAGCTTCACAAAGGCGCGGCCTTCTCCGACAAGCTTGAGCAACGTCGCGAACCCAGCTTGCCGAACGTCCACATGCATGTCAGGCAAACCAAAGTGGTCAATGACGACTTTAACCGGCAGCGTGCGAAGCCGGTCGCTCAGCGCCTCGATGACGGCGAGCGTCGTCAGCACCTGCACATGCCATCCCAGAGGCGCCACACGCTTCGCCTGATCGCTGATCAATCTCGACGCCTCAGCGGGATCATGCATGCTGCGCGTCGCGATATTGACGCGGACGCCGCGAACGCCAAGCGCATGCCAGCGCCGAAGCTCCTCGTCGGAGATTGTCTCGTCGATCACGGCGACCGCCCTTGCCCGCGATCCAAGCGCCGCGAGACCATCGAGCGTGCGGCGGTTATCGGCTCCGTAGGGGCTGGGCTGGACGATGACGACGCGGGACATCCCGAGGCGATCATGCAAAGCGAGCAACTGCGCTTCGCTTGCGTCAGGAGGCGTATAGACGCGGTTTTCATCGAAGGGATATGACTGCGGCGGTCCAAACAGATGGACGTGGCAGTCGCACGCGCCTGCAGGAAGTTCTGGCGTCACAATCACGCGGCGCCGACCGTCTGCCGTCGCTGGCGCGCGATCTCGCCTGCCAGAACACGCGGAATAATGCCGCCGGAACGCAGCAATTCAACTTCGAGCGAAGTCTCGATCGCGGCTTGCAATGTGAGCTCCTCGACCTCTCCGTCCGCGCGACAGAGCATAACCCGAACCTTACATCGCGGCGAGATCGAGCCAAATGACAAATCGATGGCGAATTGGTCCGTCGATGACAGCGCAAGATCGAGAGGACCGATCCCTTCAGGCAGCAGAAGCGGCAGCACGCCCATGCCAATCAGATTGGTGCGATGAATGCGCTCGATGCTGGAAGCGATGACGGCGCGGACGCCAAGCAGCGCCACGGCCTTCGCCGCCCAGTCGCGCGACGAGCCCATGCCATAACGCTGGCCCGCGACAATCACGAGCGGCGTCCCTTCCGCGGCGTAGCGCCGCGCCGCTTCCGGCAGAGAGACGAGATCGCCGCTTGACGCGTGGAGCGTCAACCCGGCGGCGGCGGTCGGCGCGAGGTGATTGACCACCAGCCTATTGGTGAACGCGCCGCGCACCATGACCTCGAAATTGCCGCGGCGCGACGCGAACACATTGAGATCGCACGGATCGTCGCCTTGCGTGACCAGATAGCGCCCGGCTTCGCTCTCTGCGCGAATCTGGTTCGCGGGAGAAATATGGTCCGTCGTGATGTCGTCACCCAGCACAAGTAAAGGCCGCGCCCATCGCGATGATGATGTAAGCAGCTCAGCACGCACGAAAGGCGGACGCCTGAGATAAGTCGAGCGAGGATTCCACGCGAAGCGTTCGCCGCGCGGCGCGTCGAGCTTTCGCCAGAAAGGATTCTCCGCGGCCTCGCGATAAGCGGCCTCATAGTCGGAGGGATCGGCGCCCCTTAGCAGCGCCGCATCAATCTCGGCGCCGCTCGGCCAGATGTCAGCGAGTCGCACCGGCGCGCCATCACGCCCCGACCCAACAGGCTCATTCATGATGTCGATGTCGACAGAGCCCGCGAGGGCGAAGGCGATCACCATCGGCGGCGACGCCAGAAACGCCATGTCAAGATCGGGATGCACGCGACCGGGGAAATTCCGGTTGCCCGAGAGAACAGCGACAGGCCGGAAATCGCGTTTGGCAAGTTGATCGCTGATCGATTTGTTCAGCGCGCCCGAATTTCCGATGCAGGTGGTGCAGCCATAACCGACGATGCCGAAGCCTAGCGCCTCCAGATCCTCCATGACGCCCGCGCGAACCAGCAGACGTTCGGCTGAAGGCGAGCCTGGCGCAAGCGACGTCTTCACCCAATGCGGCGGAGGACGCATCCCGACGCGACGCGCATTGCGCGCGAGAAGCCCGGCGGCGATCAGCAGGCGCGGATCGGAGGTGTTTGTGCAGCTTGTGATCGCTGCAATCGCAATGGCGCCATCTGGAATTTCGCTTCCATCAGATCGCTTCAATGGCGGATCGAATATTCGCCTTGTCTCGCCGGCGGGAAGCCTGTCTTGCGGCCTGCGGGGGCCGGCGACGCTCGGCCTGATTTCTGAAAGATCGATCGTGATCGAGCGCGTAAAACGAGGCTCGCCCTCAGCGTCGAACCAAAGGCCTGCCCTCTTCGCATAATCACGCACGAGATCAATGTCGGCGCCGGGGCGTCCAATTCCCGCGAGGTATATGCAGCAGGCGTCGTCGATCGGAAAATAACCTGTCGTCG carries:
- a CDS encoding HlyD family type I secretion periplasmic adaptor subunit; this encodes MRTDIVKKSKTDRSIRNHALAGVFIAVGLLGGLSAWSAFAEISGAVIAQGQVAVETSAKKVQHPEGGVVADLRVREGDRVRAGDLLLRLDDTIVRANLAIFTKALDELTAQEARLISERDGAPDVRFPERLIERSKVSADARSSLMGQRTIFESRKTARETAKTQLAEQVAQLQSVIEGLAAQRSAREAELKLIAEELKGVRELFAKNLAPISRVNALDRDRTRIEGERGKLIADAASARGSIAEKKIQMIRADDDFRAEVVKDLSDVRSKINENVERKIAAEDRLTRIDVRAPASGMIHQLNVFTVGGVVANGEALMLIVPENDKLVVDAMIEPQDIEHVHLGQKAEIHFSAFANRNLKDSTGEVMTISPDLVEDQATHRRFYKVKLAVEPPLGTDGKAMALVPGMPAEAYLIKSDRTVLAYLAKPIRDQMQRVFRE
- a CDS encoding type I secretion system permease/ATPase, yielding MTSFQKNPAYRDLFLATLSRSRSAFLAMGFFSGAINILTLTGSLFMLQVYDRVLPSRSVPTLVALIGIVVVLFGVQAALEGIRSRMVARIGRRFDEDLAEPAFRAAIRLPLITPVGQQKMEPMRDLDHVRQFVNSPGPAALFDLPWVPLYVTIAFLFHPWLGWLTVGGALIVSSLAIAGEIMSRKAVAASTQAASQRQTAIDGGRRNFEVLATMNLASRVEQRFAGANAQFLDAQQNSVDAASGVGATVRGLRVLLQSLVLALAALLAIRQEISAGTIIATSILSSRALAPIDAAVAQWRIFVAARQAVGRLRRALAATAMREPETRLPTPVDRFDVSSGFVALPGATAPILSGVQFSLQAGDGLGVIGPSGSGKTTLARALAGVWPLARGEITLDGAPLHQFTAEDRGASIGYLPQDVDLFDGTIAENIARFDPERTDEAVVRAGHLANVHELILSFPHGYDTRIGDAGLKLSAGQRQRIGLARALYSDPFVVVLDEPYSNLDGDGDAALGAALAGVRARRGIVIIIAHRRSAIAAMNKLVAIRDGRQVAFGLRDEVLAEVADAPVRNPASSQAAPLRTIVASQRRPEMKVVSHAN
- a CDS encoding calcium-binding protein gives rise to the protein MAIKAIFNPATGILSLFSDDLDNNVVVSRNAAGQILVNGGAVQVIGGTATVANTSLIQAFGLAGADSLALNEANGALPAAQLFGGSDNDVLTGGSGADLLFGQSGNDTLLGKGGADMLFGGAGNDTLTGGDGDDQMFGEAGNDRMIWNPGDDSDLMEGGDGIDTAEVNGGNGAETFTITANGSRVRVDRVNPAPFFLDIGTTENIVINANGGNDIITAGNGLAAIKLTIDGGAGDDTITGGDGADTLLGGDGNDLVTGGRGNDVALLGAGDDRFIWNPGDGSDIVEGQAGTDTLQFNGANINETITISANGGRARFFRDIANVTMDLDDVEKVEFNALGGSDVINVNDLSGTDVKQVNINLAATLGGAAGDAQVDRVNVFGTNGNDVIQVLGQSGSLSVVGTPAAVNITHADANDQLVILAGAGNDSISAAGLVAGNVNLTIDGGAGNDTIVGSQGADMLLGGDGNDVVTGGRGDDVAFLGAGNDQFIWNPGDGSDTVEGQAGVDTLVFNGANIAETIDISANGPRALFHRDIANVTMDLNGVEHITFNALGGADTINVGDLSGTDVTLVDVKLASAIGGAAGDGSVDHVNVNATSGADSIVITTSGANATIAGLHTTTVIESLESSDVVTVNGLGGDDVINGSASQVSLTLNGGAGADFLFGGAKADVVNGGQGNDTALLGAGDDLFVWNPGDGSDIVEGQAGTDTLLFNGANISERIDISANGGRALFQRDVASITMDLNDVENIDFHALGGADTINVHDLSGTDVKKVSIDLAGTLGGTASDGQADTIVIDATNADDVITFSNVNGVVTVHGLAADIQISHFGAEDRIVINGLGGDDVIDGTGLGNSIALTANGGNGDDILLGSAAADTLNGDAGDDVLIGGLGNDILNGGTGSNIIIQ
- a CDS encoding MBL fold metallo-hydrolase, giving the protein MNPFETPTELSDAPIDIVICGFPGKSTCHGGLGWSSVVLIRSGDRIALVDAGGFGVRKLILEQLDRRGLKPSDVTDLLLTHSHHDHSVNWTLFHGARIVVGAVEMEWALNEPWGETPVPELYVRVLNDWPTCEKVPDGAEIFPGMTAHVAPGHTPGCLVFYWRTAARDFIFTGDAAKNRAELISGDTDMTYDPAISRASIEMIWELWRRRPETVVVPGHDLPMILVDGEATYIGSRKAAIQAWFGRDMTTLSAFDLTGSSKA
- a CDS encoding amidohydrolase family protein, encoding MIVTPELPAGACDCHVHLFGPPQSYPFDENRVYTPPDASEAQLLALHDRLGMSRVVIVQPSPYGADNRRTLDGLAALGSRARAVAVIDETISDEELRRWHALGVRGVRVNIATRSMHDPAEASRLISDQAKRVAPLGWHVQVLTTLAVIEALSDRLRTLPVKVVIDHFGLPDMHVDVRQAGFATLLKLVGEGRAFVKLSAIERLCGHGRLDLIRPFIAALVEANSENLVWGSDWPHTGGGRDKNRPVEEIEPFQAMDDADALRVLLDSVHQDLARAILVDNPSRLYEF
- the acnA gene encoding aconitate hydratase AcnA, translated to MKSSPTGPAIAHFATGAEIIACLDLPRLLGESCARLPYVLRILFENAARRAPLDEIAALIQAFRGWLENGRGDVEIPFLPNRIMMHDTTCGPALVDIAAMRDVLFEHGCDPAALKPQIPVDVSTDHSSGVDFSGRNDSFQRNLAKEFERNAERYRLMKWAADMLPGFHVHPPGSGIMHTINLERLSKVVVVEQREEGLFAFPDALLGTDSHTPMINGLGVLGWGVGGLEAEGALFGVPALLRIPKVVGVKLTGQLSEGVLATDLALTVTEQLRKIGVLGAFVEFFGPGVSGLSIGERAAVANMAPEYGATTGYFPIDDACCIYLAGIGRPGADIDLVRDYAKRAGLWFDAEGEPRFTRSITIDLSEIRPSVAGPRRPQDRLPAGETRRIFDPPLKRSDGSEIPDGAIAIAAITSCTNTSDPRLLIAAGLLARNARRVGMRPPPHWVKTSLAPGSPSAERLLVRAGVMEDLEALGFGIVGYGCTTCIGNSGALNKSISDQLAKRDFRPVAVLSGNRNFPGRVHPDLDMAFLASPPMVIAFALAGSVDIDIMNEPVGSGRDGAPVRLADIWPSGAEIDAALLRGADPSDYEAAYREAAENPFWRKLDAPRGERFAWNPRSTYLRRPPFVRAELLTSSSRWARPLLVLGDDITTDHISPANQIRAESEAGRYLVTQGDDPCDLNVFASRRGNFEVMVRGAFTNRLVVNHLAPTAAAGLTLHASSGDLVSLPEAARRYAAEGTPLVIVAGQRYGMGSSRDWAAKAVALLGVRAVIASSIERIHRTNLIGMGVLPLLLPEGIGPLDLALSSTDQFAIDLSFGSISPRCKVRVMLCRADGEVEELTLQAAIETSLEVELLRSGGIIPRVLAGEIARQRRQTVGAA